From one Microlunatus sp. Gsoil 973 genomic stretch:
- a CDS encoding response regulator transcription factor — MSSSPAIRVLICDDQELVRAGFRLILDLEDDIEVVAEAADGGECLRQVASHAPHVVLMDIRMPVMDGVEATRKLVAAGSASHVLMLTTFDLDELVYFAMAAGASGFLLKDVPRDQLVGAIRMAARGDAVLSPTLTRRLVERFVAAPPPRTGIPTALAALTGRELEVFALVAAGKSNAEIAATLFLGEATVKTHVARILTKLDLHDRVQVVVLAYETGYLQPGRSRE, encoded by the coding sequence ATGAGCAGTTCGCCAGCGATCCGGGTACTCATCTGTGATGACCAGGAACTCGTCCGCGCCGGGTTCCGGCTCATCCTGGACCTCGAAGATGACATCGAGGTGGTCGCTGAAGCCGCTGACGGCGGTGAGTGCCTCCGCCAAGTGGCAAGTCACGCGCCACACGTTGTACTGATGGACATCCGCATGCCGGTCATGGACGGGGTCGAGGCGACCCGCAAACTCGTCGCCGCAGGATCGGCCAGCCACGTGCTGATGTTGACCACGTTCGATTTGGATGAACTGGTCTACTTCGCGATGGCCGCGGGAGCCAGTGGATTCCTGCTCAAGGACGTACCGCGCGACCAACTGGTCGGTGCCATCCGGATGGCCGCCCGCGGCGACGCAGTACTGTCTCCCACGTTGACCCGTCGGCTCGTCGAGCGGTTCGTGGCTGCCCCACCCCCCAGGACCGGGATCCCGACAGCGCTGGCTGCACTCACCGGCCGAGAGCTCGAGGTGTTTGCACTCGTCGCAGCGGGAAAGTCGAACGCGGAGATCGCCGCGACGCTGTTTCTCGGCGAAGCGACGGTGAAGACCCATGTCGCTCGCATACTGACCAAGTTGGACCTGCACGACCGGGTGCAGGTCGTCGTGCTGGCCTACGAGACCGGATACCTTCAGCCCGGTCGGAGCCGAGAATGA
- a CDS encoding MmcQ/YjbR family DNA-binding protein — MKSPDIPGRVRMIHGFVYGPMFLWLGHADVPDPAVAVKLTSAYDEAVATAQASPMKYSGLGHWGWLTIALASVDGDLLHDWIDESYRNVAPRALIEQIGLP, encoded by the coding sequence ATGAAGTCTCCAGACATCCCGGGGCGGGTCAGGATGATCCACGGCTTTGTCTACGGGCCAATGTTTCTATGGCTGGGTCACGCGGATGTGCCAGATCCGGCCGTCGCGGTCAAACTCACCTCCGCCTACGACGAGGCAGTCGCGACAGCTCAGGCCTCACCAATGAAGTACAGCGGACTCGGTCACTGGGGTTGGTTGACGATCGCTCTCGCATCGGTTGACGGTGATCTTCTCCACGACTGGATTGACGAGAGCTACCGGAACGTCGCGCCGAGGGCTCTGATCGAGCAAATCGGCTTGCCCTGA
- a CDS encoding TetR family transcriptional regulator, whose translation MVSAARYLFERDGFRQTTIAAIAAEAGVSAESIYKGFGSKAALAKAVFDLVIAGDDEPISVAQRPAMLAIRDEPDVRRKIAMFTDGLAQRQARSAKVQILIRDGRHVDDSLAPIWSKLSDEGLTGMTMLGSHLLETGELRAGISLDEVRDVLWNYLAIDNYERLVLTQRWPLDRYARWLANAMISAICP comes from the coding sequence GTGGTGTCGGCGGCGCGGTACCTGTTCGAGCGGGACGGATTCCGGCAGACAACCATTGCCGCGATCGCCGCAGAGGCCGGCGTCTCGGCGGAGAGTATCTACAAGGGCTTCGGCAGCAAAGCAGCACTTGCCAAGGCGGTGTTTGATCTTGTGATCGCCGGGGACGACGAGCCGATCTCGGTCGCTCAACGACCAGCCATGCTGGCCATCCGCGACGAGCCCGATGTACGACGCAAGATTGCCATGTTCACCGACGGCCTGGCGCAACGGCAGGCACGCTCCGCCAAGGTTCAAATCCTCATCCGCGACGGCCGGCACGTCGACGACTCACTGGCCCCGATATGGTCCAAGCTGTCCGACGAAGGCCTGACGGGGATGACGATGCTGGGAAGCCACCTGCTCGAAACCGGCGAACTCCGGGCAGGGATCAGCCTCGACGAGGTCCGCGACGTGCTGTGGAACTACCTTGCCATCGACAACTACGAACGGCTCGTCCTCACTCAACGCTGGCCGCTCGACCGGTATGCGCGCTGGCTCGCCAACGCCATGATCAGCGCGATCTGTCCGTAA
- a CDS encoding VOC family protein codes for MAPESVPIPNLIGQVFIPVRDMPTAIGWYTRLLGLPARKATHEGTIYDLPALGEVGLALDANQPDFTADGPPRFFWWVDDLESVRAHLEGLQVDTVGDVQDIGSVSFLQFRDPDGNLLMACARN; via the coding sequence GTGGCGCCCGAATCCGTACCGATCCCGAACCTTATCGGCCAGGTCTTCATCCCAGTCCGGGACATGCCGACGGCGATCGGGTGGTACACCCGACTGCTCGGGCTGCCCGCGCGGAAAGCAACCCACGAGGGCACAATCTATGATCTTCCTGCCCTCGGCGAAGTCGGGTTGGCGCTGGATGCCAACCAGCCGGATTTCACCGCCGACGGACCACCGCGGTTCTTCTGGTGGGTCGATGACCTCGAATCGGTACGAGCACATCTTGAGGGCCTGCAGGTCGATACGGTGGGCGACGTCCAAGACATCGGCAGCGTCTCGTTCCTCCAGTTCCGGGACCCGGACGGAAACCTCCTCATGGCCTGCGCCCGGAACTAG
- a CDS encoding LuxR family transcriptional regulator, translated as MSGQVSPPTGRRSNVLIGRQQECARIDQLIEVVRAGGSGPLVIHGVPGVGKTALLDYIDGHSKGCQIARAGGVQSEMELPFAGLHQLCAPHVSRIDRLPPPQRQALAMVFGVADGAPPDMFMTGLSVLGLLSEVARDKPLLCLVDDQQWLDHASIQVLAFVARRLGAESVGLVFGTRVPGRELTGLPTLKIAELSQADSRTLLDSVLTASLDQRVRDQIVAETRGNPLAMMELVRGNTPAELAGGFAIPGGTALWGDVEEGFRYRIGLLPAQSRQLIRIAAADPTGDPALVRRAAHRLGIEADAEAPIVDAGLAEFGARVRFRHPLARSVSYWSARPSDRQQVHGALAAETNRERDPDRYSWHLAQAAGGPDEAVAVELERSAGRARARGGLVAAAAFLERAAILTLDPVRRAQRALTAAMAKLTAGEFNAAGELLELAESGPLTDLQAATVALARAHLAFALSRGGEAPLLLFRAAERFRTIDPATARDTYLDALAASAFAGRAASPGGGVLDVARAALSMPVPADREPTDFLLAGLAANFTDGYAAGVGNLQHALVAFDEVRSGVMPADRELRWMWLMTLAALHLWDDDQWSTLSRRYVELARTSGALSELPLALSTRAMMLSFTGDLVGLAVLAEEQAAVTDATASQLAPYSGMCLAAMRGRRDESYSLIGSAAERGTSRGEGISAAVAEWTRAILHNGLGEYAHAMAAAQRALDLQEYPDRHYPGIANWAAAELVEAAARRGETGVAIEAADWIAEMTAASGTNWARGVGARSKALVAEGAEAETQFRDALASLQQTSVDAELARTRLLYGEWLRRERRRADARNQLRTAYRMFDAMGMEAFAERARRELQATGETARKRTASTGNTLTAQETMIARLARDGLSNPDIASRLFISARTVQYHLHKVFTKLAINSRTQLDRVSL; from the coding sequence GTGTCTGGACAAGTCAGTCCGCCAACGGGGAGACGCAGCAACGTCCTGATCGGCCGGCAGCAGGAATGTGCCAGGATCGATCAATTAATCGAGGTTGTTCGCGCCGGCGGTAGCGGTCCCTTGGTGATCCACGGTGTCCCGGGCGTCGGCAAAACCGCACTACTGGATTACATCGACGGCCACTCGAAGGGATGCCAGATCGCCCGCGCCGGGGGCGTGCAGTCGGAGATGGAGTTGCCGTTCGCGGGGCTGCACCAGTTGTGTGCGCCGCACGTCTCCCGGATCGACCGGTTGCCGCCCCCACAGCGGCAGGCTCTGGCCATGGTGTTCGGCGTCGCGGACGGGGCGCCACCCGACATGTTCATGACCGGGTTGTCGGTGCTTGGCCTGTTGTCGGAGGTGGCCAGGGACAAACCGCTGTTGTGTCTTGTTGATGATCAACAATGGCTGGATCACGCCTCGATCCAGGTCCTGGCATTCGTCGCCCGACGGCTTGGCGCCGAGTCAGTGGGGCTTGTCTTCGGCACCCGGGTACCCGGCCGCGAACTCACCGGGTTGCCGACCCTGAAAATCGCCGAACTGTCGCAGGCGGACTCCAGGACACTGCTGGACTCCGTGTTGACGGCGTCGCTGGACCAGCGGGTTCGGGACCAGATCGTTGCCGAGACTCGGGGCAATCCACTGGCAATGATGGAGCTGGTGCGTGGCAACACACCCGCCGAGCTGGCCGGCGGATTCGCGATCCCTGGTGGCACAGCGCTGTGGGGCGACGTCGAGGAGGGCTTCCGCTACCGGATCGGGTTGCTACCCGCGCAGAGCCGTCAGCTGATCAGGATCGCGGCAGCTGACCCGACCGGCGACCCCGCCCTGGTCCGGCGGGCCGCTCACCGGCTCGGTATCGAGGCCGATGCCGAAGCTCCGATCGTCGACGCCGGGCTGGCGGAGTTCGGGGCACGGGTTCGGTTCCGGCATCCGCTGGCCCGATCCGTCAGCTACTGGTCGGCTCGGCCCAGCGATCGACAGCAGGTACACGGCGCTCTGGCGGCGGAGACCAACCGGGAACGTGATCCGGATCGATACAGCTGGCACCTGGCTCAGGCGGCCGGTGGTCCGGACGAGGCGGTTGCCGTGGAGCTGGAACGCTCGGCGGGCCGGGCGCGGGCGCGCGGCGGGTTGGTCGCGGCAGCCGCGTTCCTCGAGCGGGCGGCGATCCTGACGCTGGATCCGGTCCGACGGGCCCAACGGGCGTTGACAGCGGCCATGGCAAAACTTACGGCAGGTGAGTTCAACGCGGCCGGGGAATTGCTGGAGCTGGCAGAGTCCGGCCCGCTGACCGACCTCCAGGCGGCGACTGTGGCACTGGCCAGGGCGCACCTGGCCTTCGCCCTGAGCCGTGGGGGTGAGGCACCGTTGCTGCTATTCCGCGCCGCGGAGCGATTCCGGACCATCGATCCCGCTACGGCCCGGGACACGTACCTGGACGCACTCGCGGCCTCCGCCTTCGCCGGTCGCGCCGCGAGCCCGGGAGGCGGAGTGCTGGACGTAGCCCGGGCCGCACTCTCAATGCCGGTTCCGGCCGATCGTGAGCCGACGGACTTCCTGCTGGCCGGCCTGGCTGCGAACTTCACCGACGGCTACGCAGCCGGCGTCGGGAACCTCCAGCACGCGCTGGTAGCGTTCGACGAGGTCCGATCCGGCGTCATGCCGGCGGACCGGGAGTTGCGTTGGATGTGGCTGATGACCTTGGCGGCCCTTCACCTTTGGGATGACGATCAATGGTCGACTCTTTCCAGGCGATACGTCGAGCTGGCCCGCACCTCCGGAGCGCTGAGTGAGCTGCCGCTGGCGCTGAGTACGCGCGCGATGATGCTGTCGTTCACCGGGGATCTCGTCGGCCTGGCGGTGCTGGCTGAGGAGCAGGCCGCCGTGACCGACGCGACGGCCAGCCAGTTGGCGCCGTACAGCGGCATGTGCCTGGCCGCGATGCGTGGCCGACGGGACGAGTCCTACTCGCTGATCGGTTCCGCTGCCGAGCGCGGGACGTCGAGGGGTGAGGGCATCAGCGCCGCTGTCGCGGAGTGGACGCGGGCAATCCTGCACAACGGACTCGGTGAGTACGCCCATGCCATGGCCGCCGCCCAGCGGGCCCTTGATCTGCAGGAGTATCCGGATCGTCACTATCCCGGCATCGCGAATTGGGCAGCAGCGGAGTTGGTCGAAGCGGCAGCCCGGAGGGGCGAGACCGGGGTCGCGATCGAAGCTGCCGATTGGATCGCCGAGATGACCGCTGCCAGCGGAACGAACTGGGCGCGCGGAGTCGGCGCCCGGTCGAAGGCGTTAGTGGCCGAAGGAGCGGAGGCAGAGACACAGTTCCGTGACGCGCTGGCCAGCCTGCAACAGACCTCCGTCGATGCCGAACTGGCGCGGACACGGCTGCTCTACGGCGAGTGGTTACGTCGTGAACGGCGCCGCGCCGACGCCCGCAACCAGCTGCGCACGGCGTACCGGATGTTCGATGCTATGGGTATGGAGGCATTCGCCGAGCGGGCCCGACGCGAACTCCAAGCGACCGGCGAGACCGCCCGCAAGCGAACCGCTTCGACCGGAAACACGTTGACCGCCCAAGAAACCATGATCGCTCGTCTGGCCCGGGACGGGTTGAGCAATCCCGATATCGCGAGTCGGTTGTTCATCAGCGCCCGCACGGTTCAGTACCATCTCCACAAGGTGTTCACCAAGCTCGCGATCAACTCGCGGACCCAACTGGACCGGGTTTCCCTCTGA
- a CDS encoding sensor histidine kinase: MGRLLLPKVLGRVPVVDAALAAALCVLAVGGLLTGQVQERPLVVTVPIALISTLVIAVRTRFPVTVTGVIAVLAVAQSILTGSSSNTLWALVAFLVVSYTVAAERDEGWALVGIGMVLGSQFCCEWFDQGSDYAFDTLIFGGVWLFGRGTRSWRNRATYAEQHQRDLARIAVAEERTRIARDLHDMVAHSLSVIAVQADAADAALDKEPQRARPPMRAIRDSARDALTDMRQLLHLLRVEDDDNRSEDLAPVRGLGDLPQLVAGLRQSGLPVCADVRVDGVLPSGLDLAAFRIAQEGLTNVQKHAGNVPTQLLVARSGGELVIQVDNEPPTSAPGHSSRLSTRHGLIGARERAHAAGGTLEAGPTARGGFRLMARLPINPIR; encoded by the coding sequence ATGGGACGCCTTCTGTTGCCCAAGGTGCTGGGTCGGGTCCCGGTCGTTGATGCAGCGCTGGCAGCGGCGCTCTGTGTCCTGGCGGTCGGTGGACTGCTGACCGGGCAGGTCCAGGAGCGGCCTTTGGTCGTCACCGTACCGATCGCCTTGATCAGCACCCTGGTGATCGCGGTCCGGACGAGGTTTCCAGTGACGGTCACGGGTGTCATCGCTGTTCTGGCGGTGGCGCAGTCGATCTTGACCGGTAGCAGTTCGAACACGCTGTGGGCCCTGGTGGCGTTTCTGGTCGTCTCTTATACGGTCGCTGCCGAGCGTGATGAGGGCTGGGCATTGGTTGGTATCGGCATGGTGTTGGGCAGCCAGTTCTGCTGCGAGTGGTTCGACCAGGGATCCGATTACGCCTTCGACACGTTGATCTTCGGGGGCGTGTGGTTGTTCGGACGTGGTACTCGTTCGTGGCGGAACCGGGCCACCTATGCCGAGCAACACCAACGCGACCTCGCTCGGATAGCTGTCGCCGAGGAACGAACCCGGATTGCCCGCGACCTCCACGACATGGTTGCCCATAGCCTCAGCGTCATCGCCGTCCAGGCTGACGCCGCCGACGCGGCGCTGGACAAGGAGCCGCAGCGCGCCCGCCCGCCGATGCGCGCGATCCGCGACAGTGCGCGGGATGCCCTGACCGACATGCGCCAACTGCTGCACCTGCTGCGCGTCGAGGATGACGACAACCGATCCGAGGACCTGGCGCCAGTCCGCGGTCTGGGTGACCTGCCACAGCTCGTCGCCGGATTGCGGCAGTCGGGGCTTCCGGTGTGCGCCGACGTGCGGGTCGACGGTGTCCTACCGTCAGGTTTGGACCTGGCCGCATTCCGGATTGCCCAGGAGGGCCTGACCAATGTCCAGAAGCACGCCGGAAATGTGCCTACCCAGCTGCTCGTTGCGCGGAGCGGAGGCGAACTCGTGATTCAGGTCGACAACGAACCACCGACATCAGCTCCTGGGCACAGCAGCAGACTGTCGACTCGCCACGGGCTCATCGGCGCCCGGGAGCGGGCTCATGCGGCAGGCGGGACTTTGGAAGCCGGCCCCACGGCGCGAGGCGGCTTCAGGTTGATGGCGCGGCTCCCGATCAACCCGATCCGATGA
- a CDS encoding amidohydrolase codes for MSDSAFFAPAVTVLAGLEGLRSKQEEFYRQLHQQPELSHREHDTAAAVADRLDKLGFEVHKRIGGTGVVGILRNGDGPTVLLRADMDALPVGEQTGLPYASTKTAKDAHGETVPVMHACGHDVHVACLLGAATLLAQQQDPWNGTLITLFQPAEETGDGARGMVNDRLEQIVGPIDVALAQHVLPLPAGTVGTRPGSTLSASDSMRVTLYGRGAHGSMPQAAIDPIVLAAMIVIRLQTVVAREISPTDPAVLTVGSLHAGTKSNVIGDQAVIELNVRSYNDATRSDILAAIRRIVTAECQASRTPKEPEFELFDRFPPQ; via the coding sequence GTGAGTGACTCAGCATTCTTCGCCCCGGCGGTAACCGTACTGGCCGGGTTGGAAGGCCTGCGGTCAAAGCAGGAAGAGTTCTACCGGCAGCTGCACCAACAACCCGAGCTATCGCATCGAGAACACGACACCGCGGCAGCCGTCGCCGACCGTCTGGACAAGCTTGGTTTCGAAGTACATAAGCGCATCGGTGGCACCGGGGTCGTCGGAATCCTGCGCAACGGCGATGGTCCGACAGTTCTGTTGCGGGCCGACATGGACGCCTTGCCGGTCGGTGAGCAGACCGGGCTGCCCTACGCCAGCACCAAGACAGCCAAGGACGCCCACGGCGAGACGGTCCCGGTGATGCATGCCTGCGGCCACGACGTACACGTCGCCTGTCTGCTGGGCGCCGCGACGCTGCTTGCCCAGCAACAAGATCCTTGGAACGGAACCCTGATCACACTCTTCCAGCCCGCCGAAGAGACCGGCGACGGAGCCCGCGGGATGGTGAACGACCGACTCGAACAAATTGTCGGACCGATCGACGTCGCGCTGGCCCAACATGTCCTGCCATTGCCCGCCGGAACCGTAGGGACACGGCCCGGGTCGACGCTATCGGCCTCGGACAGTATGCGCGTAACCCTGTACGGCCGCGGTGCCCACGGATCGATGCCACAAGCGGCGATCGATCCGATCGTGCTGGCGGCCATGATCGTAATCCGGCTGCAAACCGTCGTGGCGCGTGAGATCAGCCCGACCGATCCTGCAGTGCTGACCGTGGGAAGCCTCCATGCTGGGACCAAGAGCAACGTGATCGGCGATCAGGCCGTCATCGAACTCAATGTACGCAGCTACAACGACGCCACACGATCGGACATCTTGGCGGCAATCCGCCGCATCGTGACAGCTGAATGCCAAGCCTCCCGCACGCCGAAGGAACCAGAGTTCGAACTCTTCGACCGGTTTCCCCCACAATGA
- a CDS encoding alpha-L-fucosidase, with translation MNNDETAPAGTVWPDAVPPKDDQAELARVEEVIAAGPFSATWESLAGYQVPNWFRDAKFGVFLHWGAYTVPAFGNEWYPRNMYLEGSPEFGHHRDTYGPHTDFGYKDFLPHFTAEHWDPQAWASLFKRSGAQFVVPVAEHHDGFAMYETERSRWNTTTIGPHRDIVGDLGKAVRDQWLVLGVSSHRAEHWFFLNGGTRFDSDVTDPEFADFYGPAQREELSPNDAYLIDWFLRTVELIDRYQPQVLWFDWWIEQPAFEPWLRKLAAYYYNVAAGWGRGVVIQYKWNAFAPGTAVLDLERGAMGSVHPDVWQNDTSVGRTSWSWIPDHQYKTLAELIAELVDVVAKNGVLLLNIGPKSDGTIAKEEQELLTGIGDWLRVNGQAIYGSRPWVIAAEGPTGQAEGSFIDSAERRFTSADIRFTVQERYGNRRLYATLLDWPADGIARIEALGTAAGRLEEAIGSVQLLGVDGDLEWTRTDDALIVRLPDHRPSTVGAVLRVTPEPADPQARIPFGHQL, from the coding sequence GTGAACAACGACGAGACAGCTCCGGCCGGCACCGTCTGGCCGGATGCCGTACCCCCGAAAGACGATCAAGCAGAGTTGGCGCGCGTCGAGGAGGTGATCGCTGCCGGGCCGTTCTCGGCGACCTGGGAATCGCTCGCCGGCTATCAGGTCCCGAATTGGTTCCGTGATGCCAAGTTCGGCGTCTTTCTGCACTGGGGTGCCTACACCGTGCCGGCCTTCGGCAACGAGTGGTACCCGCGGAACATGTATCTCGAGGGCTCGCCGGAGTTCGGCCATCACCGCGACACCTACGGCCCGCACACCGACTTCGGGTACAAGGATTTCCTGCCTCACTTCACCGCCGAGCATTGGGATCCACAGGCGTGGGCGAGCTTGTTCAAGCGGTCCGGCGCTCAGTTCGTCGTCCCGGTCGCCGAACACCATGACGGCTTCGCGATGTATGAGACGGAACGGTCCCGCTGGAACACCACCACGATCGGTCCGCACCGCGACATCGTCGGGGATCTCGGCAAGGCCGTACGTGATCAGTGGCTGGTCCTGGGCGTCTCGTCACACCGGGCTGAGCACTGGTTCTTCCTGAACGGCGGCACCAGGTTCGACTCCGACGTCACCGATCCCGAGTTCGCCGACTTCTACGGTCCGGCCCAGCGTGAGGAACTGTCCCCCAACGACGCCTATCTGATCGACTGGTTCCTGCGGACCGTGGAGTTGATCGACCGGTACCAGCCGCAGGTCCTCTGGTTCGACTGGTGGATCGAACAGCCGGCCTTCGAGCCGTGGCTGCGCAAGCTGGCCGCCTACTACTACAACGTCGCCGCCGGCTGGGGCCGGGGCGTGGTGATCCAGTACAAGTGGAACGCGTTCGCGCCAGGGACCGCCGTGCTCGATCTTGAGCGCGGGGCCATGGGCTCGGTCCACCCCGACGTCTGGCAGAACGACACGTCGGTCGGCCGGACGTCGTGGAGCTGGATCCCCGACCACCAGTACAAGACCTTGGCTGAGTTGATCGCCGAGCTGGTCGACGTGGTCGCAAAGAACGGCGTACTGCTGCTCAACATCGGCCCCAAATCCGACGGCACGATCGCCAAGGAGGAACAGGAGCTGCTGACCGGTATCGGCGACTGGCTACGCGTCAACGGCCAGGCCATCTACGGCTCTCGCCCGTGGGTGATCGCGGCCGAGGGCCCGACCGGCCAGGCGGAAGGTTCCTTCATCGACAGCGCCGAACGGCGTTTCACCAGCGCCGACATTCGCTTCACCGTCCAGGAAAGGTACGGCAATCGGCGACTGTACGCGACCCTGCTCGACTGGCCCGCCGACGGTATCGCTCGGATCGAGGCGCTCGGCACAGCGGCCGGGCGGTTGGAAGAAGCAATCGGATCAGTGCAGCTGCTCGGTGTCGACGGTGATCTTGAATGGACCAGGACCGACGACGCCTTGATCGTGAGGCTGCCTGATCATCGTCCGAGCACGGTCGGAGCCGTGCTTCGGGTGACCCCTGAGCCGGCCGACCCACAAGCGCGGATACCGTTCGGCCACCAGCTCTGA
- a CDS encoding IS3 family transposase (programmed frameshift) — translation MSRPSSYPKELRERAVRMVADTKGDYPSEFEAIKSIAAKLGIGSAETLRKWVRRAEIDAGQRPGVTSEESAQLKALKKENAELRRANEILKAASGFLRGGARPPTPVLVDFIAEYRDRFGVEPICAVLTEHGCPIAPSTYYDARNRQPSKRNLRDQELINLIQAERNGKFARLLGARKMWLRLRGKGHDVARCTVERLFRQLGISGITRAKAPRTTVPDQKAERPTDLVDRAFVASRPNQLWCADFTYVPTWEGMVYVAFVFDVFSRRILGWRAATSMTTDLVLDTLEMAIWIRRKDGITDLSGLVHHTDAGSQYTSIAFTQRLVDAGVDASVGTVGDAYDNALAESQIGLYKSELIWPGGPWRGRDHVEIQTLDWVHWFNTERTHESIDDFTPVQAEQFHYTHQARLSQTG, via the exons ATGTCACGTCCCTCGTCATACCCCAAGGAGCTGCGGGAGCGCGCGGTCCGGATGGTCGCTGATACCAAGGGCGACTACCCGTCAGAGTTTGAGGCGATCAAGTCGATCGCGGCCAAGCTTGGTATTGGTTCGGCCGAGACCCTGCGCAAGTGGGTCCGTCGGGCCGAGATCGATGCCGGTCAGCGGCCCGGGGTGACTAGCGAGGAGTCGGCCCAGCTCAAGGCGTTGAAGAAGGAGAACGCCGAGCTGCGCCGGGCGAATGAGATCTTGAAGGCCGCGTCGG GCTTTCTTCGCGGCGGAGCTCGACCGCCCACACCGGTCCTAGTCGATTTCATCGCCGAGTACAGGGACCGGTTCGGGGTCGAGCCGATCTGTGCCGTGCTGACCGAGCACGGCTGCCCGATCGCCCCGTCCACCTATTACGACGCTCGCAATCGTCAACCCAGTAAGAGAAACCTACGAGATCAGGAGTTGATCAACTTGATCCAGGCCGAGCGGAACGGCAAGTTCGCCCGGCTGCTCGGTGCCCGCAAGATGTGGCTGCGGCTACGCGGCAAGGGTCACGATGTCGCCCGCTGCACGGTGGAGCGGCTGTTCCGCCAGCTCGGCATCAGCGGCATCACCCGGGCCAAGGCGCCGCGGACCACGGTCCCAGACCAGAAGGCCGAGCGGCCGACCGACCTGGTCGACCGGGCCTTCGTGGCCAGTCGGCCCAACCAGCTGTGGTGTGCCGACTTCACCTACGTCCCGACCTGGGAAGGAATGGTCTATGTGGCGTTCGTCTTCGATGTGTTCTCCCGCCGGATCCTCGGCTGGCGGGCGGCCACCTCGATGACCACCGACCTGGTGCTGGACACCCTGGAGATGGCGATCTGGATCCGCCGCAAGGACGGGATCACCGACCTGTCCGGGCTGGTGCACCACACCGATGCCGGCAGTCAGTACACCTCGATCGCCTTCACCCAGCGGCTGGTCGATGCCGGCGTCGATGCCTCCGTCGGCACCGTCGGGGACGCCTACGATAACGCCCTGGCCGAGTCCCAGATCGGCCTCTACAAGAGCGAACTGATCTGGCCGGGCGGGCCTTGGCGGGGCCGTGATCATGTCGAGATCCAGACCCTGGACTGGGTGCACTGGTTCAACACCGAACGCACCCACGAGTCGATCGATGACTTCACCCCGGTCCAAGCCGAACAGTTCCACTACACCCACCAAGCCCGGCTCAGCCAAACCGGCTGA
- a CDS encoding DinB family protein: MTVDIKDELHRKLKVGRANLLANLDDLGEYDLRRPATPTGTNLLGLVKHLAGLEYGYLGDCVGRSPQERLAWMDDGSVGEGADMWAKPTESKAYIVDLYRRACAHADATVDELELDTPAEVPWWSEPATTLGVLLVRMLAETAQHAGHADIVRELIDGRVGNTEDQLGNDPEFWDHFTSQIHEAAAEFRPSRG; encoded by the coding sequence ATGACGGTGGATATTAAGGACGAGTTGCACCGGAAGTTGAAGGTAGGCAGGGCAAACTTGCTGGCCAATCTCGACGACCTCGGTGAGTACGACTTGCGTCGTCCGGCCACGCCGACCGGGACGAATCTGCTCGGACTGGTCAAGCACCTCGCCGGCCTGGAGTACGGCTATCTGGGCGATTGCGTCGGGCGTTCGCCTCAGGAGAGGTTGGCGTGGATGGACGACGGTTCGGTCGGCGAGGGCGCTGACATGTGGGCTAAGCCCACAGAGTCCAAGGCCTACATCGTTGATCTCTATCGGCGGGCTTGCGCTCATGCGGACGCAACGGTCGATGAGCTGGAACTCGACACTCCGGCTGAGGTTCCGTGGTGGTCTGAACCAGCGACGACCTTGGGTGTGCTGCTGGTGAGGATGCTCGCTGAAACTGCGCAGCACGCTGGCCATGCAGACATAGTCCGCGAGCTGATTGATGGACGGGTTGGCAATACAGAAGATCAGCTGGGCAACGATCCGGAATTTTGGGATCACTTCACGTCGCAGATCCACGAAGCTGCCGCTGAATTCAGACCATCTCGCGGATGA
- a CDS encoding ester cyclase codes for MTASSSFVSADPISIAVRSIHAMAEGDRADFDPLYHPRAVDRENRIQPPASRVVGPAGFYATALWLRAAFAGLHYDIHHTVTDGDVVAVNSTMNGRHSAAWAIYTEHGAVDTVFPPTNKTFAMTQSHWFRIEDGKIIEHWANRDDNGTAKQLGWLPPTPIYLFKMTWAKRRAQRT; via the coding sequence ATGACTGCCAGCTCATCCTTCGTGTCCGCCGACCCCATCTCCATTGCCGTGCGCAGTATCCACGCCATGGCCGAAGGGGACCGGGCCGACTTCGACCCCTTGTACCACCCGCGCGCCGTCGACCGCGAGAACCGGATCCAGCCACCGGCCTCACGAGTCGTGGGGCCCGCCGGCTTCTACGCGACCGCCCTGTGGCTGCGCGCCGCGTTCGCCGGCTTGCATTACGACATCCACCACACCGTCACCGATGGCGACGTCGTCGCAGTGAACTCCACGATGAACGGGCGCCACTCCGCCGCATGGGCCATCTACACCGAGCACGGTGCGGTGGACACCGTCTTCCCACCGACCAACAAGACGTTTGCGATGACGCAATCGCACTGGTTCCGAATCGAAGATGGCAAGATCATCGAACACTGGGCCAACCGTGATGACAACGGCACGGCAAAGCAACTCGGCTGGCTCCCACCCACGCCCATCTACCTGTTCAAAATGACATGGGCAAAGCGGCGTGCCCAACGCACATGA